In the genome of Elusimicrobiota bacterium, one region contains:
- a CDS encoding sulfurtransferase TusA family protein, which yields MDNIKPDKTLDCTGLFCPLPVVKTKQEIDKLKSGEVLELIADDPGSKLDIPAWCNTTGNILIFTEFTKDEYKFFIRKK from the coding sequence ATGGACAATATCAAACCTGATAAAACACTTGATTGTACAGGCCTTTTTTGTCCTTTACCTGTAGTGAAAACTAAACAGGAAATTGATAAACTTAAATCCGGTGAGGTATTGGAACTCATAGCTGACGATCCCGGTTCTAAGCTTGATATTCCCGCATGGTGTAATACTACAGGAAATATACTTATTTTCACTGAATTCACAAAGGATGAGTATAAATTCTTTATACGCAAAAAATGA